The Tetrapisispora phaffii CBS 4417 chromosome 16, complete genome genomic sequence TCGCTGCTCAATTAGTCGAACATCCACGCGACTCTGCTCGTTGTCTATGCTCTTTTCCGGCtgaattttcaattgcattATTAATCTGGATATTTTTcactcatatatatacacttGCAAAATTTTCAATCGACACACATTCTTCTTGCTTCCGAGCTGTCCAGCCCACTAGCAGCACCAACAGCGTCATACACACTTGCAATGTTTAAAAGTCTACGTAAGAAGAAGACAGAGACGGTCGACACCTCCAAACTGATCCAGGTCGATATTCCAATTGAGGAACTACCAAAATCCATCGCGGTCCCTGCGGTCGCTGAGCTGACTGCCGACCAGAAGGACAAGTACCGCAAGGTCCTAGAACACTTCAGCAAAGCAGACTTGGAAATCCCAGTGAAAGAAGTCAAGACTGCAGAATCTGCTCCCTTGACTGAATTCGAAAAGGCCTGGTTGACAAGAGAATGTTTCTTAAGATACTTAAGGGCCACTAAATGGGTCTTGAATGACGCAATCGATAGAATCACTTTGTCATTGGCTTGGAGAAGGGAGTTCGGAATCAGCAAACTGGGTGAAGAGAACGGTGATGAGATCACTTCGGACTCCATCGCTATCGAAAATGAAACTGGTAAACAGGTCATTCTGGGTTACGAAAATAACGCCAGACCAATATTGTATTTGAAAGCAGGTAGACAAAATACGAAGACTTCTCACAGACAGGTGGAGCATTTGGTGTTTATGCTGGAGAGAGTCATCGACTTCATGCCAGCCGGACAAGACCAATTGGCGCTATTGATCGATTTCAAAGAGTATCCAGATGTCCCTAAGGTTCAAGGTAATAGTAACATCCCACCAATCGGCGTAGGAAAAGAAGTATTACATATTTTGCAAACACATTATCCGGAGAGAATGGGTAAAGCCATTGTCACAAACATTCCTTGGATCGCTTGGACTTTCTTAAAATTGATCCATCCTTTCATTGATCCAATGACTCGTGAAAAATTGGTCTTCGATGAACCACCAAAAAACTACGTCCCACAAGATCAACTAGATAAACTGAACGGTGGTTACTTGGACTTCACTTATAAACACGACAAATATTGGCCaactttattgaaaatgacaaaagaaaaaagagaacattatttaaagagaTTTCAAAAGTTCGGTGGTGTTGTAGGTTTAAGTGAAAAGGACTTAAGAGGCACCACAGAAGAACTCACCATCCCGGTCAATTCTGTATAATTAATTCACGTCATCGacttcaaatttaaaaataattcatttgttATAAAGGCATTACAGCGTACATTATTAAGATTCTTAAAAGGCAGgttataatttaatttacaaCTCTGAACTAGATCTCCGACCggatatatacatatatcagaaaagataatttttatataatactTTATAAACttcttaatattaattgtatGCATTTAAGTTAGTTACTTTTTTCATCTATATTTTgtgtaaatatatacttcTGTTATTCTATGAATATGCTTGTTTAACATTTTCCAAACTAAAACGGTTTAGCACATTTACGTTTTTCCGTTGCACCTGTCGAAGGAACTACCATAGTTTCCCAATCCAAAGCATACATTTGATTTCCTGCTCCATTACCACTTTTAGCGAAAACAACACCCAAATCATCTTTAGCAGTTGTTAGATAATAATTCACACCATCACCCAATGATAATATCTGTGCTCTTACAATGTCTCCAGGTTTAAAACACTCAATGATTTTAACACTATCTCTTTCCGTGGCTCTAACATCTTGCGATCTCAATGTACCTCTAAATGGATCACCAAAATCGGAGGATGTTTGAGAAACAGAATATGATGCAGAACCTGAACCAGCACCTGCAGCTACTACTCCGTGGCCATTGCTACCGACTCCACTATCTATTGGAACTGGGCTATTTTCAACCGCTAAAATCTCTAGACTTACGTTTTGCAAAGTGATTCTTGTGACCTTTGCCAATACAATATCTCCTTCCTTTggtaaattatttgttaattcGTTGTCAACTTCGGATGATGTGTTGTTTCTTTTATGAACAACAGAgacttttatttttttaatctCTCTTGTGCCATTATTACTATGATTCTTTTCATCTTCAGCAGTCTCATTCAACTCATCTAAATTGGAAGAATccattttaaaatcttctTCGATTTTTACTGTACCGACCAAAGTagaattgataatattaacaacCGTCCCATTAAGATTGTGTTTCTGTAGTCGAGTACCTGGACCTGCTATATACTCATAAACTATacttttatcattttcttctttaatgTCAAATGCAGGACAAAGTAATTGGCCTGGAATTACAGATTCTGGAAATTTGAAGTTAATACTCATCCTTATTAAAATTGCTTTGGTTTTCAAAAAAGCTActattgttaatattatttgaaattaatgaGAGTTGGTGAAGAGATTATgcttttattaaattacatttattgtcaatttaacattatttattaaagcCTTTTTATAATTCCATCTCatcttataatattttttcagttttaaGCTTGCgaaatttttcactacAAAGGTATCCCAATTTTCAAATGCTATCATTTCCAGAtatgaattaaatattggTTAAACTTTATCATAATCGCAGTGATAAAGATTTTGTAAGTAGTGTTactattgaatttattatgATCTTGAAATTATGGATTGTTCATTGTATGTATTTGGTGAAAAAACtttatgttttttctttatttatttacaaaactATTTGTAACATGAGTTATCTAGTAAAAATGAGTATAACATTTTGAATCCTCGTGAATTTCCATTTCACTTTTTAATTCGTTTAACTCGATCTTTATCATTTGTGCCAATTGTGGAGTAAGTTGGTTACACGCTGAAATATCTGGTGTTCGGTCGTACTCATGTTCACCATACGTTtcatataaaataatctGATTAGAAAATTTCAATCTTGAATTTGGTCTGACGTATGACATGTTAGTAGTAGCCAAGTCTGAGAAAATTGTGTTTTCACTCTTCGATATCTCATCCTCTCTGTCAGATTGGAAGTTGCTTAAACCTTTAAATGACATGGATATAGGTCTACTACAATCATTGTCAGATTCTGGTAAAAATGCATTATGTTTGTTTTGTGAAGGTTCAGTCAATTCTTCCAAATCATTGAAATCTTCATTGTCAAAATCAGATCTGAATACTTCATCATCGAattctattttttcttcgttaaaattatcattttctgaTTGTTGATATTCATTTTCTCCTGTAAAGTTATGTTTAAACTGTGCATCCTCTTGTTCTATGGTCTCATGAATGTTTTGTATGTAATTATAAGAAGTCGGTTCCAAATTTGTGCAGCCATCCTCAATTGAAATAACAGGGATGCTAGATTGAGAATTATCTTCGAGGTTGATAGTGTTATTTTGATGTTTAATACTTTGGGGCTCATTCTTAGAAGAAATATcgaaattaaaatctaGACCATCTCCaaagttaataatatttgcaAATTCCATTATATCTGTCATTAGTTCATCATCTGGGGTAGTTTCGGTTAAGAGGGTGCTTGAgttgtttatttttgtattgCCCTCCATTTCAGGGTCGGAGTCTATCACCAAACtatttaattgttcttCTAATGATCCAAAAGAAAAGTCGTTAGCATGGCTAtctattaattttgattgtTTATACTCAGTGTAATCAACGTCATCATCctcaaaatataatatattagatTGATTATCTCCAGAAGGAAACCTACCACTTCTTAATATACTGCTTGCCGGTGATTTGGTTAAATCGGGTGTTGAAAGTACAACAGATGTAGGTTCACTGATAAACATTCCTTCATTTTTAGCATTTATAGATAGGGATTCTGTCAAAGATTTTCTTTGTGAAGCACTAGAATTACGTTTTGATTTTAAGGATCTTGAACGTTCTAATGATATAATAGATTCCACTTCATGTGAATCAAGAGATTTGGGGAATAGCGATAATCCGGTGTCAATTGAGTTATTCAAAGACTTGTCTGttgataaataatcaatatttctGGAAGCTTTTCTACTGATGCTCTTTGTTTCCTCATCTGAGGTtatcttttctttattttgatGCATTAATTCTTTCTCAAAATCTAGTGGAGTGGATTTTCTTTGAAGAATCTTCGCATTGTTACTactttttgattttgttcTGCTTCTAGTCTTTTTGATGTCTAGGGTATTAGATGTCTTGTCTTCTTTGttctttttaaaattgttgaagaTGCTACCACTACTATGAGATTTTTTAGTTAATTTTACTGGAGTTGTATCGTTAAGTTCTGAACGTGCTGAAAATGTAGTGGATTGTGGAATCCCATTACTGAGAGAATTCTTTTCCTTCGGagattttttcttcaagaaggaaaaaatgcttttcttcttgttaGGTGTAGTTATTGGTTCTTGTCTTTTTATTGGAGTAACTTTACTCTCTGATTTTGTTGGGATTGACTTTTTTTTGTCAGAATCTCTAGAAGGTATCTTAGATGTTGAATGATGGCTGCTTGTAGATTTCGTTTCTGAAGGCCCCactattttattagatgcAACAGGACTTTCCTCGGTAGATTCATTTCTAATTACAGGAACCTGCTCTATGACCCTTCCCGTGGAAGAGTCCCCTTGGCTATGTATTAACGTATCTTGTGAATAAGCTGATTTGGAAGGTGAgttatcattttcttgaGATTGTGTCGGTTGAGATAATCCGTTGATCTGCTCAGTTGTAATTGAAGAGACCCTTGGTACGGTTGTGGAATAACTTTGTTTGCTTGATATCAGAGGTCTTGCCGAAGGTTTGTTAATCAGAGGCAAAACATTCTTGCCATTGGGATTTGGGGAACTCAAGAAATCAGGTTGTTCGTAGATCAACTTGTTTATGTTTTTGTTAGCTCCTCCAGGAAATTTAGACCTCCTGTCATCATCATGGATATCTATTAGGTTTGGAGACCCGATTAAATTTGGTGAAGATGAATCTATGAGGTTTgctatatttttattaataagtTTGTTGGGAGAAGCATGTATATGTTCTAGCGATTGCTGTTCGGAAATACtgttttgaataatttctCCCTCAAAGGATTTTTCATCACTTGATTCTTCTACAATAGAGTTCTCCAAGATCATGCTCGATCTTATTTTACGATCCGCCTGTCTGGATTTTTCAGTCAAGATCCCAGCTAACGCACTTAACGATGGGGATGAACTCATATTTAGAGTGATAGTTTCATTACCCGATTTCTCTAAAGACATTTTTGATGATGAATGTGGTCCATTTGAGTTGGGACCTTGGGCAATAACTTGTGTATTCTGTGGCATCGCATTCTCGTGAAAAATAGAAGAATCACAACCATCGGGCAACTCACCAGCTGGTTCTGTGTCTTGTGAAATTTCATTCAAGATCAATGaatttctaaaatttttgaCATGATCTGCCGAATTGATCGATGAGGAGGAATAGAAAGAAGAATTCCAGATATCAGAACTGTCCTGTTGTGTATCACTCATAGTATTCATTATCTTTGGTGATAATCGCACCTGATCTTTACTTGCACCTAACCTTGGtagaatataaaatcaatCGATCGGACGCAACTAGCTAGATCAAGCAACTGAAATATACTTCTGCAAATCAGAGAAAGttttaaaagtttttgCAGCTTATTATGCAAAAGCACCTTAAGTCGATTGTGGTTGAACAGCCTAGCCCACTGATCGGTGGAAGCAACTTGATATATATTCCATTTCAAAGTGTTTTAAGAGAAGATAACTTCTCTTAGCTAGATTCCATTGACgtaaattttcatttcgatatttcattttctcGATTGAACTTTTCCTCCCTACGGCACCATCTTCGACTTTTgacaaataatttaatatttttcctATTTAGGTCAAACGATATTTTTAGGTTCCCATATCCCGACCAAAGGACGCGTTACCCAATCATTAATTAACTACGGTAACTTAAAAATCTCGAGAAGTGTAAGAAGACAAGATGCTATGctata encodes the following:
- the PDR16 gene encoding phosphatidylinositol transporter (similar to Saccharomyces cerevisiae PDR16 (YNL231C); ancestral locus Anc_2.12) gives rise to the protein MFKSLRKKKTETVDTSKLIQVDIPIEELPKSIAVPAVAELTADQKDKYRKVLEHFSKADLEIPVKEVKTAESAPLTEFEKAWLTRECFLRYLRATKWVLNDAIDRITLSLAWRREFGISKLGEENGDEITSDSIAIENETGKQVILGYENNARPILYLKAGRQNTKTSHRQVEHLVFMLERVIDFMPAGQDQLALLIDFKEYPDVPKVQGNSNIPPIGVGKEVLHILQTHYPERMGKAIVTNIPWIAWTFLKLIHPFIDPMTREKLVFDEPPKNYVPQDQLDKLNGGYLDFTYKHDKYWPTLLKMTKEKREHYLKRFQKFGGVVGLSEKDLRGTTEELTIPVNSV
- the CSL4 gene encoding exosome non-catalytic core subunit CSL4 (similar to Saccharomyces cerevisiae CSL4 (YNL232W); ancestral locus Anc_2.11), which translates into the protein MSINFKFPESVIPGQLLCPAFDIKEENDKSIVYEYIAGPGTRLQKHNLNGTVVNIINSTLVGTVKIEEDFKMDSSNLDELNETAEDEKNHSNNGTREIKKIKVSVVHKRNNTSSEVDNELTNNLPKEGDIVLAKVTRITLQNVSLEILAVENSPVPIDSGVGSNGHGVVAAGAGSGSASYSVSQTSSDFGDPFRGTLRSQDVRATERDSVKIIECFKPGDIVRAQILSLGDGVNYYLTTAKDDLGVVFAKSGNGAGNQMYALDWETMVVPSTGATEKRKCAKPF
- the BNI4 gene encoding Bni4p (similar to Saccharomyces cerevisiae BNI4 (YNL233W); ancestral locus Anc_2.10); amino-acid sequence: MNTMSDTQQDSSDIWNSSFYSSSSINSADHVKNFRNSLILNEISQDTEPAGELPDGCDSSIFHENAMPQNTQVIAQGPNSNGPHSSSKMSLEKSGNETITLNMSSSPSLSALAGILTEKSRQADRKIRSSMILENSIVEESSDEKSFEGEIIQNSISEQQSLEHIHASPNKLINKNIANLIDSSSPNLIGSPNLIDIHDDDRRSKFPGGANKNINKLIYEQPDFLSSPNPNGKNVLPLINKPSARPLISSKQSYSTTVPRVSSITTEQINGLSQPTQSQENDNSPSKSAYSQDTLIHSQGDSSTGRVIEQVPVIRNESTEESPVASNKIVGPSETKSTSSHHSTSKIPSRDSDKKKSIPTKSESKVTPIKRQEPITTPNKKKSIFSFLKKKSPKEKNSLSNGIPQSTTFSARSELNDTTPVKLTKKSHSSGSIFNNFKKNKEDKTSNTLDIKKTRSRTKSKSSNNAKILQRKSTPLDFEKELMHQNKEKITSDEETKSISRKASRNIDYLSTDKSLNNSIDTGLSLFPKSLDSHEVESIISLERSRSLKSKRNSSASQRKSLTESLSINAKNEGMFISEPTSVVLSTPDLTKSPASSILRSGRFPSGDNQSNILYFEDDDVDYTEYKQSKLIDSHANDFSFGSLEEQLNSLVIDSDPEMEGNTKINNSSTLLTETTPDDELMTDIMEFANIINFGDGLDFNFDISSKNEPQSIKHQNNTINLEDNSQSSIPVISIEDGCTNLEPTSYNYIQNIHETIEQEDAQFKHNFTGENEYQQSENDNFNEEKIEFDDEVFRSDFDNEDFNDLEELTEPSQNKHNAFLPESDNDCSRPISMSFKGLSNFQSDREDEISKSENTIFSDLATTNMSYVRPNSRLKFSNQIILYETYGEHEYDRTPDISACNQLTPQLAQMIKIELNELKSEMEIHEDSKCYTHFY